A single window of Shewanella sp. Choline-02u-19 DNA harbors:
- a CDS encoding SDR family oxidoreductase — protein MDQKKITYVIIGGASGIGEAVAKHFNNGNNIVHVASRTTGLDISDEKAVHRYFESIGPFDHLIVTAGSYAPAGKVTDVAVDDAKQAFDIKFWGAINVAKHAARYLTPNGTITLTTGMLSRKVVANTYVKSAINAALEAVTKVLAKELAPIRVNAVSPGLTMTTAYKNMDIPSREAMYENAERNLPAGRVATPADIAMAYVMAITNPYMTGSVIDVDGGALIN, from the coding sequence ATGGACCAGAAAAAAATAACCTACGTCATCATTGGCGGTGCATCAGGGATAGGTGAGGCCGTGGCAAAACACTTCAATAATGGCAATAACATTGTTCATGTAGCAAGCCGTACAACCGGGTTAGATATCAGTGACGAGAAAGCAGTACATCGTTATTTCGAATCCATTGGCCCTTTCGATCATCTTATCGTTACCGCAGGCTCATATGCCCCTGCGGGAAAAGTAACTGACGTTGCCGTTGATGATGCTAAACAAGCCTTCGATATCAAGTTTTGGGGTGCCATCAATGTTGCTAAGCATGCTGCCCGCTACCTGACACCCAATGGAACAATAACACTGACAACGGGCATGCTCTCTCGCAAAGTTGTTGCCAATACTTACGTAAAAAGCGCCATTAATGCGGCGTTAGAGGCGGTAACAAAAGTGCTCGCTAAAGAGCTCGCGCCGATTCGAGTTAATGCGGTTAGCCCTGGTTTAACCATGACTACAGCATATAAAAATATGGATATCCCATCTCGTGAAGCCATGTATGAAAACGCTGAACGCAATTTACCCGCAGGCAGAGTAGCAACGCCTGCAGATATAGCGATGGCTTATGTCATGGCAATTACCAACCCGTATATGACGGGCTCTGTCATTGACGTTGACGGTGGCGCTCTCATCAATTAG
- a CDS encoding ribosome recycling factor family protein, giving the protein MNEAITISLPSLIHRIGRDAVNRAKVVATQYHCELKRVRRSRNWGLSGEAISIQSFAGQLKAESLQALELKSIDEGEFRYLVQKIETALLDHADKLEPLAEKLVRLINENPNVTLAELIHVTDCTMSEARTARFDADSW; this is encoded by the coding sequence ATGAATGAAGCCATCACGATCTCACTTCCGTCTCTTATTCACCGAATAGGAAGGGATGCCGTCAATCGAGCCAAAGTTGTTGCTACCCAGTATCATTGCGAGCTTAAACGTGTGCGGCGTTCCAGAAACTGGGGGCTTTCTGGTGAGGCGATCAGTATTCAATCATTCGCAGGGCAGTTGAAAGCGGAGTCATTACAAGCGCTGGAGTTGAAGTCGATTGATGAGGGGGAATTTCGTTATCTTGTGCAAAAGATTGAAACTGCCTTGCTTGATCATGCTGATAAGTTAGAGCCTTTAGCGGAAAAGTTAGTTCGCCTAATTAACGAAAACCCTAATGTCACCTTGGCTGAATTGATACACGTCACCGATTGCACCATGAGTGAAGCCAGAACCGCTCGTTTTGATGCTGACTCTTGGTAG
- a CDS encoding lytic polysaccharide monooxygenase, with protein MKIKHFSMTMTSVFLMLSSVQAQAHGWSEYPEARQQTCYNEGGIWSGSPPNAACAQAKAISGTYPFVQRNEFSINITDYNNIQTVKNAIPDGTLCYANDPQKKGMGAAHSGWTRSEVNAGTFEYVFNATAPHNPSFWQFYLTKPDADLSKALAWGDLELFQEEGNVPVVGGKYRMDVTIPADRVGNATLFVRWQRADPVGEGFYNCSDIVIVNDGVTPPPIDPDPTPTEPYLVAGDAFIPQSVNLSSATIGDSVNYKVFNKNGEEHSSFSVVITEENNNDWDRLLASKVNGWYESNHQGNVFIGRWHEDMRHYMYFKNDLHGNDFNSKDSRASGEFSITTDTNPVDAVISPKVLKTLNNATVTHGDYVVLTHDESTGAASNIQWLQVSGTPVEINIGSNNELIVDTAKLTNTRHELTFKLVISNNDASDEEVYSFVVEASTTDPVDPVDPVDPPVDPETKAWSATSTYTENDVVTHAGKSWTAHWWTLGEEPGTTGEWGVWR; from the coding sequence ATGAAGATAAAACATTTCAGCATGACAATGACGTCAGTATTTTTGATGTTATCCAGTGTACAAGCACAGGCTCACGGGTGGTCGGAATACCCAGAAGCTAGGCAGCAAACCTGTTATAACGAAGGTGGTATTTGGAGTGGAAGCCCACCAAACGCCGCATGTGCTCAAGCCAAAGCAATTTCCGGCACATACCCATTTGTACAGCGTAACGAATTTTCGATTAATATTACTGATTACAACAATATCCAAACAGTTAAAAATGCTATTCCTGATGGCACCTTGTGTTATGCCAATGACCCACAAAAAAAGGGAATGGGTGCAGCACACAGTGGCTGGACACGATCGGAAGTCAATGCGGGAACATTCGAATACGTATTCAATGCAACAGCACCCCATAATCCATCATTTTGGCAGTTCTACCTCACCAAACCTGATGCAGACTTATCTAAAGCGCTAGCATGGGGGGATCTAGAGCTATTTCAAGAAGAGGGCAACGTACCCGTCGTCGGTGGAAAATACCGAATGGATGTCACCATTCCGGCAGATCGTGTCGGCAATGCAACTCTATTTGTACGCTGGCAACGTGCAGACCCAGTAGGTGAAGGCTTTTACAATTGCAGTGATATTGTCATTGTAAATGATGGCGTAACCCCACCACCCATTGATCCCGATCCAACACCTACCGAACCGTATTTAGTGGCAGGGGATGCTTTTATACCGCAATCGGTCAATCTAAGTTCAGCGACTATCGGCGATTCAGTAAACTACAAAGTATTTAATAAAAACGGCGAAGAACACTCTTCATTCTCTGTTGTGATTACAGAAGAGAACAACAATGATTGGGACCGATTACTAGCATCGAAGGTCAATGGCTGGTACGAATCGAATCATCAAGGCAATGTGTTCATTGGTCGCTGGCATGAAGACATGCGCCACTACATGTATTTCAAGAATGATTTACACGGAAACGACTTTAATTCAAAAGATTCACGAGCGTCAGGTGAGTTTTCCATTACTACAGATACCAACCCAGTTGATGCAGTGATTTCACCAAAAGTACTGAAAACACTAAATAACGCTACTGTTACCCATGGTGATTATGTCGTACTGACCCATGATGAAAGCACGGGTGCAGCAAGCAATATTCAATGGTTACAAGTTAGCGGCACACCGGTAGAAATCAATATTGGTTCAAACAACGAATTAATTGTTGATACAGCTAAGCTCACAAATACTCGCCATGAATTAACTTTTAAACTAGTGATCAGTAATAACGATGCTAGTGATGAGGAGGTCTATTCATTCGTCGTAGAGGCTTCTACTACAGATCCTGTAGATCCTGTAGACCCTGTAGACCCTCCCGTTGACCCAGAGACTAAAGCTTGGAGCGCAACGAGCACTTATACCGAAAACGATGTTGTGACTCATGCAGGTAAATCTTGGACTGCTCATTGGTGGACACTTGGTGAAGAACCCGGCACCACTGGCGAATGGGGAGTATGGCGTTAA
- a CDS encoding alkene reductase, whose protein sequence is MTDNLFQSFALNETITLQNRILMAPLTRCMADDELVPTQAMADYYARRAEAGLIISEAVIIRPDGQGYPNTPGLFTPAQIDGWRVVTDAVHNAGGKIFAQLWHTGRVAHPHFFENSGSTQVVAPSAVGLEGSVPRKRDLTYQVPKAVSHDEIVQLVADYSQAAANAIDAGFDGVEIHGANGYLIDQFLHHASNHRTDEYGQTAENMARFPLAVIDAISERIGSDRTALRVSPGAYFNMAGDNKDRAVFDYLLAQLELRDLAFLHIGIFDDSMQFDYLDGSASSYVRSVYSKTLVGVGSYSAETGSTAIAENKFDLLAIGRPFIANPDYVARVREGKELVTYSDEMLASLV, encoded by the coding sequence ATGACGGATAACCTATTTCAATCTTTTGCGCTCAACGAGACTATCACCCTACAAAATCGCATCCTGATGGCGCCATTGACTCGTTGTATGGCAGATGATGAATTAGTGCCAACTCAAGCCATGGCAGACTATTATGCCCGCCGTGCCGAAGCGGGTTTGATCATCTCTGAAGCGGTAATTATCCGTCCCGATGGTCAAGGCTATCCCAATACACCCGGCTTATTTACCCCAGCTCAGATAGATGGTTGGCGAGTAGTGACCGATGCAGTACATAACGCTGGTGGCAAAATATTTGCGCAGTTATGGCATACAGGTCGAGTGGCTCACCCACACTTTTTTGAAAACTCAGGCTCGACTCAGGTAGTTGCGCCCTCTGCCGTTGGCCTAGAGGGAAGTGTTCCCAGAAAGCGTGATTTAACCTATCAAGTCCCTAAGGCTGTTAGCCATGACGAAATAGTGCAGTTAGTCGCTGATTACTCTCAGGCTGCGGCAAACGCGATAGATGCAGGTTTTGATGGTGTCGAGATCCACGGCGCTAACGGCTATCTTATCGACCAGTTTTTACATCACGCCAGTAATCATCGCACCGATGAATATGGTCAAACAGCCGAAAACATGGCCCGTTTTCCGTTAGCAGTAATCGATGCTATCAGCGAGCGTATTGGCAGTGATAGAACCGCACTGAGAGTGTCACCGGGCGCTTATTTCAATATGGCCGGCGACAATAAAGACCGCGCCGTATTTGACTACTTATTAGCTCAGCTTGAGCTGCGTGATTTGGCTTTTCTACATATCGGTATTTTTGACGACAGCATGCAGTTTGATTATCTCGATGGCAGTGCATCAAGTTACGTACGCAGTGTTTACAGTAAAACACTCGTGGGCGTAGGCAGTTACAGCGCTGAGACGGGCAGCACCGCCATCGCCGAAAATAAATTTGATCTGTTAGCGATCGGCAGGCCGTTTATCGCTAACCCTGACTATGTCGCCCGCGTTCGTGAAGGCAAGGAACTCGTGACATATTCAGATGAGATGCTAGCCAGCCTAGTGTAA
- a CDS encoding LysR family transcriptional regulator, whose amino-acid sequence MDKFSDMEMFVSIVKHQGLAAAGRDIGLSPATMTARLQALEERYAVKLLNRSTRHISLTDSGALYYKACIEILDNVSETEALIQNGVKEVKGSLRIAAPKDVGKQYILPILSDFCKQYPDVVPYLYLNDNIANIAESSMDIVIRYGELADSNLISRRLSASRRVLCASPEYLKKHGVPLTPQDLVSHHCLAMLRSNEELKTWHFQDKDKRNSITVVPKRFSDDGEVIRCWALEGAGIALKSVLDIQDDIDNLRLVTVLNGYMQNFNASTSVSSANLNVVYISKQYQPKRIRLFLDFLIDKFSYQSKQ is encoded by the coding sequence GTGGATAAATTCTCTGATATGGAAATGTTCGTCAGCATTGTGAAACATCAAGGACTCGCCGCCGCTGGGCGCGATATTGGCCTTTCTCCTGCCACAATGACGGCAAGGCTACAGGCGCTTGAAGAAAGATACGCGGTGAAACTGCTTAATCGAAGTACCCGACATATCTCTCTGACAGATTCGGGGGCTTTGTACTACAAGGCGTGTATTGAGATTTTAGATAATGTCAGTGAAACTGAAGCTCTGATCCAGAATGGCGTCAAGGAGGTAAAAGGTTCACTGAGAATAGCGGCGCCAAAGGATGTCGGTAAGCAATATATTCTTCCTATACTGTCTGACTTTTGTAAACAGTACCCTGATGTGGTGCCCTACCTATATTTGAACGATAACATCGCCAATATTGCTGAATCGAGTATGGATATTGTTATTCGGTATGGAGAGCTAGCTGACAGCAATTTAATATCACGACGTCTGTCGGCCAGTAGGCGAGTGTTATGTGCCTCGCCTGAGTACCTCAAAAAACATGGAGTACCATTAACACCACAGGATTTGGTGAGTCATCATTGCCTTGCCATGTTGCGCAGTAATGAGGAGTTAAAAACCTGGCATTTTCAAGATAAAGATAAGAGGAATTCAATCACTGTTGTCCCCAAGCGATTTTCTGATGATGGCGAGGTTATTCGATGCTGGGCATTAGAAGGGGCTGGAATAGCCCTTAAATCAGTGTTAGACATTCAAGATGATATTGATAACCTACGTCTGGTGACTGTACTCAATGGATACATGCAGAACTTCAATGCATCGACATCAGTATCGAGTGCAAATTTGAATGTGGTGTACATTAGTAAGCAGTATCAGCCGAAACGTATTAGATTATTCTTAGACTTTTTGATTGATAAATTCAGTTATCAATCAAAACAATAA
- a CDS encoding TDT family transporter, protein MTKNDQVELSTEIGPNWFAAVMGTGIIANALANLPYVGKQLVNVGLAIWLLAFLMLIIMVGLKTLQAIVKPHIIKRQLNDPIMAQFFGAPPMALLTVAGGTILYGNHLFSEPTTLTIAWALWVFGTLSGLIVSVAIPYRLFTHYEVRDDGAFGGWLMPVVPPMVSAAIGAMLIPYIANPEIQQLMLYGCYAMFGVSLFSAFIIITLIWSRLAHSGTSGGPRVPTLWIVLGPLGQSITAAGALGTAALLVVEGPIGDSMNNMAIIYGVPVWGFAFFWSILVSLLTLRALRNKMPFALTWWAFTFPVGTCVTGTIQLAIHTDLDVFRWAAVILFIGLFISWIVAAVGTIKGIKKGHIIKNPITPVHAVSKKGKSL, encoded by the coding sequence ATGACTAAAAATGACCAAGTAGAATTAAGCACCGAAATTGGGCCCAACTGGTTTGCCGCAGTTATGGGCACCGGCATTATTGCAAATGCTCTTGCTAACCTGCCTTATGTCGGTAAGCAATTAGTAAACGTAGGATTAGCCATTTGGCTGTTGGCATTTTTAATGCTAATTATCATGGTGGGGCTGAAAACACTTCAAGCAATAGTCAAACCTCATATTATCAAACGCCAGCTTAATGATCCCATCATGGCGCAGTTTTTCGGGGCTCCACCAATGGCATTATTAACAGTGGCTGGCGGCACCATTTTATATGGTAACCATCTTTTTTCAGAGCCGACGACGTTAACGATAGCGTGGGCACTATGGGTATTCGGCACGTTGAGTGGCCTTATCGTCTCCGTTGCCATTCCCTACCGTTTATTCACTCACTATGAAGTACGTGATGATGGTGCTTTTGGTGGCTGGCTGATGCCCGTCGTACCACCGATGGTGTCTGCAGCGATAGGCGCAATGCTTATCCCCTATATAGCCAACCCTGAGATACAGCAGTTAATGCTTTACGGTTGCTATGCCATGTTTGGGGTGAGTTTGTTTAGTGCATTCATTATCATCACTCTGATCTGGAGTCGCTTAGCGCATTCCGGTACTTCTGGTGGCCCTCGAGTACCCACACTTTGGATAGTATTAGGGCCGCTAGGGCAGTCGATTACTGCGGCGGGTGCGTTAGGTACTGCTGCATTACTTGTTGTTGAAGGCCCTATTGGCGATAGCATGAACAATATGGCGATTATTTATGGTGTGCCGGTTTGGGGATTCGCCTTCTTTTGGTCAATATTAGTAAGCCTACTCACCTTACGCGCACTGCGTAATAAGATGCCTTTTGCGTTAACGTGGTGGGCATTCACCTTCCCCGTCGGCACTTGCGTAACTGGGACGATTCAGCTGGCAATCCATACCGATTTGGATGTGTTCCGCTGGGCTGCCGTCATTTTATTTATAGGTCTATTTATTTCTTGGATCGTTGCCGCTGTAGGCACTATCAAAGGAATAAAAAAGGGACATATTATTAAAAATCCAATAACACCAGTTCATGCGGTATCGAAAAAAGGCAAATCGCTCTGA
- a CDS encoding MFS transporter, translating to MNKEKMPLQVWILTLAAFAIGTAEFVIAGILPQVATSLSITEGQAGYLISAYALAIVIGGPILTIYLARFNKKKVLIGLMALFIIGNIMSALAPTYNLLLLSRVIAGLVQGPFYGIGAVVATGLVSEKMAGRAVGQMFAGLTLANVLGVPAGTWISLKFGWHNTFFIVAAFGAIAMISILMSIKSTGHGEAKNIKSQLQAFKNPMLIMSLAITALAWSGFMALYGYIAPIATHIAGYSPEAVTWILVIVGLGLIIGNILGGRSSDKNLRKASMFWAIAMIVSLIIVGLVIDNQILFVIALFVFGIASFANVPAMQLRVMNHGGEGQELAATANISAFNLANAFGGFLGGMVLDSHMGAGMIPYAAIIVPIIGLFFIAKANKRESTQDKLVANLASVNR from the coding sequence ATGAATAAAGAAAAAATGCCGTTGCAAGTATGGATCCTCACACTTGCAGCCTTCGCTATTGGCACAGCAGAATTTGTTATCGCGGGGATCCTTCCTCAAGTTGCAACATCACTATCAATCACAGAAGGTCAGGCAGGATATTTAATTAGTGCATACGCATTAGCGATTGTTATCGGTGGCCCAATCTTAACTATTTATCTAGCCCGTTTTAATAAGAAAAAAGTACTCATTGGCTTAATGGCATTGTTCATCATCGGCAATATAATGTCAGCGCTAGCACCCACTTATAATTTACTCCTTCTTAGTCGAGTAATTGCCGGCTTGGTACAAGGGCCCTTTTATGGAATAGGTGCAGTTGTTGCGACAGGCTTAGTATCAGAGAAAATGGCCGGTCGCGCAGTAGGTCAAATGTTCGCGGGTCTGACACTTGCTAATGTACTAGGTGTTCCTGCTGGCACGTGGATCAGCCTAAAATTTGGCTGGCACAACACCTTCTTTATTGTTGCTGCGTTTGGCGCCATCGCCATGATTTCAATCCTAATGTCTATCAAGTCAACGGGTCACGGTGAAGCAAAAAATATAAAAAGTCAGCTACAAGCATTCAAAAATCCAATGCTCATAATGAGCTTAGCCATCACAGCGTTAGCTTGGTCAGGTTTCATGGCACTCTATGGATACATCGCACCTATAGCAACGCACATTGCAGGTTATAGCCCAGAGGCAGTCACTTGGATTCTGGTTATTGTTGGTCTAGGTCTCATTATTGGCAACATACTTGGTGGTCGCTCTTCAGACAAGAATCTTAGAAAAGCGTCAATGTTCTGGGCAATCGCGATGATTGTTTCCCTTATCATTGTTGGTCTGGTTATTGATAACCAAATTCTGTTTGTTATTGCCCTATTTGTATTCGGTATAGCCTCATTTGCCAATGTACCGGCTATGCAGCTTCGCGTCATGAATCACGGTGGTGAAGGCCAAGAACTTGCGGCAACAGCCAATATATCAGCATTTAACTTAGCCAATGCATTTGGTGGATTCCTTGGTGGGATGGTACTTGATAGTCACATGGGAGCAGGCATGATCCCTTACGCGGCCATTATTGTGCCCATCATAGGGTTATTCTTTATCGCTAAAGCTAACAAACGTGAGAGTACACAAGATAAGTTGGTTGCCAATTTAGCCAGTGTTAATCGCTAA
- a CDS encoding TetR/AcrR family transcriptional regulator: MRNAEFDREKVLRSAMTAFMDKGYGKTSMQDLTKATGLHPGSIYCAFDNKRGLLLAALEQYKTDRSAEFLRFFSGNKPVLVELKAYLDNIVQECISCEAAKACLLTKALNEMAQQDEEVQTIITENLANWQQGIADVLALAQSKGELSDKRDSQHLARFLVMGIYGLRTFAHTHPKGETLQELADQLFFDITA; this comes from the coding sequence ATGCGTAATGCCGAATTTGATAGAGAAAAAGTACTGAGATCTGCCATGACTGCTTTTATGGACAAAGGTTACGGTAAGACGAGTATGCAAGATCTCACTAAAGCCACAGGTCTACACCCAGGCTCTATCTACTGTGCGTTCGATAATAAACGCGGTCTTCTATTAGCGGCTTTAGAGCAATATAAAACCGATAGAAGTGCCGAGTTTCTGCGGTTTTTCTCTGGGAATAAACCGGTATTAGTCGAGCTAAAAGCGTATCTGGATAACATAGTGCAGGAGTGCATCAGTTGCGAAGCCGCTAAGGCTTGTTTGTTGACTAAAGCGCTTAATGAAATGGCGCAACAAGATGAAGAAGTGCAAACAATCATTACCGAGAATCTAGCCAACTGGCAACAGGGGATCGCCGATGTGTTGGCGTTAGCTCAATCTAAAGGTGAGCTCAGCGATAAACGTGATAGCCAGCATTTGGCGCGCTTTTTAGTCATGGGCATTTATGGTTTAAGAACCTTTGCCCACACGCATCCTAAGGGTGAAACACTGCAAGAACTTGCCGACCAACTCTTTTTCGATATCACCGCTTAG
- the glnD gene encoding [protein-PII] uridylyltransferase, protein MSDSDISPQFSSKMGITDYKKVIQDADNYFNKHFTHVAIDEIVKLRADFFDSLLLHLWECAGLATENLSLNAVGGYGRQTLHLHSDIDICVLFSQELSPYQETQIGQFFTQLWDIGLELGHSVLALNEIDKACEDITIATSLFEIRHLTGPKSHAKQVLERLYGDDLWSSEAFFKAKFSEQDERHKKAQGSAFSLEPNLKNSPGGMRDIQTLIWVTRKYFAAEDMAALRRFGFFTADEHAELLESQHFIWRTRWALHAAAQRSENRLLISLQSDVARLMGFGDNSHLAIEKMMRQLYRAMRRISELNQMLLQYFKDEILVQTDKKSIVLNQHFEINGRQINARHDDVFVDRKQLIALFIHIAENANDIDGISPQTIRLIRQVRRRLLGDLQDFDRCRKEFLALFRHPQGMGLALTLMHRHGILASYLPQWREIVGQMQFDLYHVYPVDEHTHKLLKNLYSLGGKAEIPSLAQPSAVYKAIENKEVLLLAALFHDLGKGRGGDHSELGAVDALQFAKFHELKPSQAKVIAWLVKNHLLLSLSSQRLDIYDPSEVKNLAKAIGTKARLDALYCLTVADIKATNDDLWTNWKATLLRDLYLSISYALRNGLENVLEQRTIVREHKNEALELIGLSEHPDVIKQLWKRLPLSFFSNAQPSEIARYSKAMTQHPAEHSLILLDESSTKGSSDLFVYMKDKPGLFVTLFNTLASLQISVQQANISRTKDGYVVESLKILDYDQHPIRTAGRRDRIKQRLKQVLFENRKLPKKRLNSNIDSFVSEAKVEFLHSRKKDRTLISVTALDNPQFMSHFCNGFRLFELNIHSAKITTVGEQVDNVFLVSDKEGQSLDDENKQALKSFFVDMINEQTPA, encoded by the coding sequence ATGTCAGACTCTGATATATCACCTCAATTCAGTTCAAAAATGGGCATTACTGATTATAAAAAAGTAATCCAAGATGCCGACAACTACTTTAATAAGCACTTTACTCACGTTGCTATCGACGAAATCGTAAAGTTACGCGCTGATTTTTTTGATTCCTTGCTGCTCCACCTCTGGGAATGCGCCGGTCTTGCGACCGAAAACCTATCTCTTAATGCGGTCGGCGGCTATGGCCGTCAAACGTTACACCTGCACTCCGACATTGATATTTGCGTATTATTTTCGCAAGAGCTGAGTCCCTATCAAGAGACACAAATAGGGCAGTTTTTTACCCAACTATGGGATATTGGTCTAGAGCTTGGCCATAGTGTTCTAGCTCTGAATGAAATAGATAAAGCGTGTGAAGACATCACCATTGCAACGTCACTGTTTGAAATTCGCCATTTAACAGGACCAAAGTCTCACGCTAAACAGGTGTTAGAGAGACTCTATGGTGATGATCTCTGGAGCAGTGAAGCTTTCTTTAAAGCCAAATTTAGTGAGCAAGATGAACGCCATAAAAAGGCACAAGGCAGTGCTTTTAGCCTTGAGCCTAACCTAAAAAATAGTCCCGGTGGAATGCGCGATATCCAAACGCTTATCTGGGTAACCCGCAAGTATTTTGCAGCAGAAGATATGGCCGCCTTAAGGCGATTCGGTTTCTTTACCGCCGACGAACATGCAGAATTATTAGAGTCACAACATTTTATCTGGCGTACACGTTGGGCATTACACGCTGCAGCACAACGTTCTGAAAACCGACTACTTATCTCTTTGCAAAGTGATGTTGCTAGGCTGATGGGCTTTGGCGACAACAGTCACCTTGCCATCGAAAAAATGATGCGTCAGCTATACCGTGCCATGAGGCGGATTAGCGAACTTAATCAAATGTTGTTGCAGTATTTTAAAGATGAAATACTGGTACAAACAGACAAGAAGTCGATAGTGTTAAATCAACACTTCGAAATAAATGGTCGACAGATAAATGCTCGCCATGATGATGTCTTTGTTGACCGTAAGCAGCTTATTGCTCTGTTTATCCATATTGCAGAAAACGCTAACGATATTGATGGTATTTCGCCGCAAACGATTCGACTAATACGCCAGGTTAGGCGACGACTACTGGGCGACCTGCAAGATTTTGATCGCTGCCGTAAAGAGTTCCTCGCGCTATTTCGTCACCCTCAAGGCATGGGGCTTGCGCTGACATTAATGCATAGACATGGCATTTTAGCGTCGTATCTTCCGCAGTGGCGTGAAATTGTCGGTCAGATGCAATTCGACCTCTACCATGTTTATCCCGTTGATGAGCATACTCATAAGTTACTCAAAAACTTATATTCACTCGGCGGCAAAGCTGAAATCCCCTCGCTTGCCCAGCCTAGCGCTGTTTACAAAGCGATAGAGAATAAAGAAGTATTGCTATTAGCGGCCTTATTCCATGATCTAGGCAAGGGACGTGGCGGTGATCACAGTGAATTAGGGGCTGTCGACGCGCTGCAATTTGCTAAGTTTCATGAGCTAAAACCTTCACAAGCTAAGGTGATAGCTTGGTTAGTTAAAAATCATCTATTGTTATCGTTATCCTCTCAACGGTTAGATATATATGACCCGTCGGAAGTTAAGAACCTTGCCAAAGCGATTGGCACTAAAGCCAGACTCGACGCTCTCTATTGTTTAACGGTTGCCGACATTAAGGCGACCAACGATGATCTGTGGACTAACTGGAAGGCAACGTTACTGCGAGATCTCTATTTGTCGATTAGTTATGCACTGCGTAATGGCTTAGAAAATGTTTTAGAGCAGCGAACTATCGTCCGTGAACATAAAAATGAAGCGCTAGAATTGATAGGCTTGAGTGAACATCCTGATGTGATTAAACAGCTTTGGAAACGCTTACCGTTATCCTTTTTCAGTAATGCTCAACCCAGTGAAATTGCTCGCTATTCTAAAGCCATGACACAACACCCTGCAGAGCATTCACTTATTTTGCTCGATGAAAGCAGCACTAAAGGTAGCAGCGATCTATTCGTTTATATGAAAGATAAGCCGGGCTTATTTGTGACACTATTTAATACCTTAGCCTCACTACAGATCTCGGTTCAGCAAGCTAATATTTCTAGGACTAAAGATGGTTATGTGGTGGAGTCTTTAAAAATACTCGATTACGATCAACATCCAATAAGAACCGCTGGGCGACGTGATCGTATCAAGCAAAGGCTTAAACAAGTGCTGTTTGAAAACAGAAAGCTGCCTAAAAAGCGCCTTAATAGCAACATTGACTCATTTGTCAGCGAAGCTAAAGTAGAATTTTTGCACTCTCGTAAAAAGGATAGAACGCTGATCAGTGTTACCGCGCTCGACAATCCACAATTTATGAGTCACTTCTGTAACGGTTTCAGGTTATTCGAACTCAATATTCACTCCGCAAAAATAACCACCGTGGGTGAGCAAGTTGATAATGTATTTTTGGTCTCTGATAAAGAGGGGCAATCATTAGACGATGAAAACAAACAAGCGCTTAAATCCTTCTTTGTCGATATGATTAACGAACAAACTCCTGCTTAA